A region of Toxorhynchites rutilus septentrionalis strain SRP chromosome 1, ASM2978413v1, whole genome shotgun sequence DNA encodes the following proteins:
- the LOC129774266 gene encoding GDP-fucose protein O-fucosyltransferase 2, with product MIFKSSIVAFAGLFFLGSILTAQHNTNEILSSHPYNFFRYFHMCFPRADQEHKPPPTTLDPASIYILYDVNPPEGFNLRRDVYIRLAVFLRSLKLRPGHSNAKLVLPPWSELYHWRSSILNQLHIPWGHFFDLESMKRYADVIELHELFTEHKLRFPEKPSIRIDEYYQLLNFEDMFENGVFVDKFERKACTKGPLPPVGGVHGVMGYRNITIDDRICVKFQGSASLLFNMFEKFKSSTAGQFRIIFINNAEIVLHDYWGNVDYWEARRSLRFNAQLVQEANRFRLEQFNSTNEWDRVQRPASWTDEKPYRRARGGEYLCAHIRRADFMYGRERTTPTLYSAAIQIKRKLLELGLRKIFISSDGSKMDFHELKNYLKRFKVVRYVPESQQELARFKDGGVAIIDQIICSHARFFIGTYESTFTYRIYEEREILGFPKDLTFNTFCREEETTNCERNSIWPIQYD from the exons ATGATCTTCA AAAGTTCCATCGTTGCTTTCGCCGGTCTGTTCTTTCTAGGATCGATCctcacagcacagcacaacacaaATGAAATACTCTCCAGtcacccttacaattttttccgATACTTTCACATGTGTTTCCCTCGAGCAGATCAAGAGCACAAACCTCCTCCGACAACGTTAGACCCCGCTTCAATATACATCCTATACGACGTGAATCCCCCGGAAGGTTTCAATCTGCGCCGGGATGTCTACATCCGACTGGCAGTATTTTTGCGTTCACTCAAGCTTCGCCCTGGCCACAGCAACGCAAAGCTTGTTCTGCCACCCTGGTCGGAGCTTTACCACTGGCGGAGCAGTATTTTGAACCAGCTGCACATCCCATGGGGCCACTTCTTCGATTTGGAGTCGATGAAACGATACGCTGATGTTATCGAACTCCACGAGCTGTTCACCGAGCATAAGCTCAGATTCCCTGAAAAGCCCTCCATTCGGATAGATGAATATTATCAGCTGCTCAACTTTgaggatatgtttgaaaacgGTGTGTTTGTGGACAAATTCGAGCGAAAGGCTTGTACGAAAGGGCCACTGCCACCGGTGGGGGGTGTGCATGGCGTGATGGGCTATCGGAACATCACCATTGACGACCGGATATGTGTTAAGTTCCAGGGCTCGGCATCGCTTCTCTTcaacatgtttgaaaaattcaagTCGTCAACGGCCGGACAGTTTCGCATTATTTTCATCAACAATGCCGAAATCGTTTTGCACGATTACTGGGGCAACGTGGATTATTGGGAAGCTCGCCGCTCGTTACGTTTCAACGCTCAGCTAGTGCAGGAAGCGAACCGATTCCGGTTGGAGCAATTCAATTCCACAAACGAGTGGGATCGTGTCCAGAGACCGGCTTCCTGGACCGATGAAAAGCCCTATCGCAGAGCGAGAGGAGGAGAGTATCTGTGTGCTCACATCAGACGAGCCGATTTTATGTACGGACGAGAGCGGACCACTCCCACGCTGTACTCCGCTGCGATACAGATCAAACGAAAGCTGCTGGAACTAGGGCTGAGGAAAATTTTCATCTCGTCCGATGGATCCAAGATGGATTTTCACGAATTGAAAAACTATCTGAAACGATTCAAAGTTGTCCGCTACGTGCCGGAAAGCCAGCAGGAGCTGGCGCGTTTCAAGGACGGGGGTGTGGCCATCATTGATCAGATTATTTGCTCGCATGCGCGATTTTTTATCGGAACGTACGAATCCACCTTCACGTATCGAATCTACGAAGAGCGTGAGATACTAGGCTTTCCGAAGGATCTTACCTTCAACACGTTCTGTAGAGAAGAAGAGACCACCAACTGTGAACGCAATTCGATCTGGCCGATACAGTATGACTGA